Sequence from the Erythrolamprus reginae isolate rEryReg1 chromosome 2, rEryReg1.hap1, whole genome shotgun sequence genome:
ttcttcttcttatcactaatatatctgaagaaggttttatcccccttctttacagatttggcaatttcttcctcttctgaggctttagcagcatatattatctgtttcgcctccttctgtctcattttatacacctccctatcagctatacttccagactctttatacctcctataggcagcctttttttcattgactatagcccttacatcattgctaaaccatagcggtttcttcttccttttacctttagttatttgtcttacatacagtccagtggcttttaagatggccttttttaatacagtccactgggtgctcgctcctgccattttatccctctcctttaattcattatctaaatattcccccattgcattaaaatttgtttttctgaaatccaatactttggttgcattataggattgctcacaatgagtttttacatcaaaccacaaacatagatggtcactgcaacctaaattttctcccaccttgacatctgaaacccaattcccattcgtaaaaactaaatctagaatattctctcctctagttggtgtcttaaccagctgtgccagagctgctcctgtaaaggcctctactatattcttacttttgcatgtaagggcactggggatattccagtcaacatcagggatgttgaaatcacccataaccacaatatctccctttactgccatttgcgtaatttcatccaccatcttgttgtcacaTTCCTTGTTATTGATTTAATGTTTCTTCTTGGTTAAGGAAAAAATAATCAGATCGTTGTTTCATCTGTTTATGCTTCCCATGGAAATAAGATTCCAtgcaatcttttaaaaaacaaaatggtggggGTTGGATCAGTGAAAAAGACTAAGTGGGAACGCTGAGACAGGAAAAAAACCAAGCAAgagaaaggggacagagatgaGACAGGAACAGCATGTTGGGGGGACATGGGACAAATGTACTGGTGCAGGtgttttcaaactttttcaggCTATGGAATctgctaatttaaaaaaaaggctcTAGCGATAGACTTTTCTTGTGTTTGCCTTTAGACTCCATCAAGTCCTCAGTGAATCCTACGTTTCTACAAGATCTAGTTTTAAACATGATGTCATTATATCAATCCTTCTCAATAAACAACTCTCAATAAATTCTTCAGTGATGTTTTAAAAAGTTCTtagaggagactctatggtgggggaactggacttctggtcagcttcagaatTGAACGAGGTGCTTCCAGTTAGGATCTTTGTGGTTCTTtgggtgtttaaggttgctgatcccTGGTATAGATCTCTTGCTTGAGCTGGggcttggactagaaaacctccaaagtccctcccaactctcttattctgttctGCCATGAGGAACTTCAGAGATCCTatccaataaattatatttatacaatAATAAATCACACCACATTTAGTTTGCAATTGAACAGCTTAACTAGCATATATATCTAGAGCTGGGAAGCAGGGAAACATGAAATCAATTTCTTTAACCAaaacagaactgaagaagatgCAGACCCTTCTACTTGAAGACAATGTCAGATAATAATTGCCCATAGTTATTGCATATaacttttttgcttccacgcaagcccggaagcaaaaattgccaaaatctcatgtgtgtgggcatcccctcatgagattttgcttctgtccatgcgcaggaagcaaaaagctaaaaaattcaggaaaaaagatggcaccaTCCAAAGGACCGGCACCGGAGCGGtcacacaaattgcgcaatcagGCAGCCGCTACTGGAACGGTGTTGCCTACCACACTGGTAAGAACCCACCACTTGTCCTGTGTATCTATCTTGTATCACATGTAAAAGTTGATGTAAGGAAAATTAAGCAGCCATTAGAAAAGCTTTAGATATCATTAAGCAGGAATTCTTGAGACAGTAGTGGTAATAGTAGTCTTAAAAATCAGGAAAACAGGAAGTCTTAATTTAGCAAATACAACTGGGATTGACAAAagttattaatagaatagaatagaattttattggccaagtgtgattggacacacaaggaatttgtcttggtgcatatgctctcagcgtatataaaataaaaagatacatttgtcaagaatcgtatggtacaacacttaatgattgtcataggggtcaaataagcaatgaagaaacaatcaatattaataaaaatcttaggatacaagcaacaagttacagtcatacagtcctaagtgggaggaaaaggatgataagaatgatgagaaaaactagtagaaatagaagtgcagatttagcaaaAAGTGAAATAGTTGCTAAGTGAGTCTGCAATTTTATGTATGATctggattttgattttttttagtcATATTTGGGATCGGAGACTTTTAAAAGCAAGCAAATTGATGTGGAGAAAATTCTTTTTCTTAGTGATAAAGCAAGTTATTTGGACTGACATTGCAAAATATCGTTCCAGTTTTATTCCAGAATAGATGATATCCTATTTTACATACTGAAGTTTCATTGTATATTGATATGACTGCTTCTCCTATGCAATccagtccactggagaagggcgacTTATAAATTtgagtaaataaaataataaataaaatctgttataaaaaaatagaaacagataaagatagataaatagagagggaggatttatcttattttttaaaaaattcaataaaaacaaGTTGAATATCATTAatcaaaatgttatttaaaaataaaatagcttgAATAGGCCAGGGCTACTGATTAGACAGATTTAGCCAAAATTAAGCACTGCCCCACACCCTCCCTTTGAAAGTAAAGACCACAAAACCCCCGCAAAAACACCAAAAACCATTTATATTTTAGTTCACATTTTACCAACCTTTAAAGAATCAACTTTTCATattcttaatatattttattatatatatacagtatatatgaaaaCTTATCATTTATTACATAGATTGATTTTGCCAGTTCTTTAATTATCTGAAAAtgttaagaaaaaaacaaactctCTGGGAAAGAACATGGGAAGTGATACATTATCTTAAGTTTTGCTATAGTTTgctataaattttttaaaagcgGTTTGCAATTATTGAAGTAAAAATTTTATACTTGGTATTAAGTAATGATATGGGTTCTGTAGTTTTCAAGGTATTCtctattttggttattttttggaATTAATGTTATATAAGCTTCTGACCAGGTATTAGGAAGTTTACCATGTAGTAGGGCATCATTGTAAATGTCAAGCATTATAGGTTCCAGTATGTCTTGGTGGTGTTTTTAGAATTCAACAGGAATTCCATCCGGGCgtggagttttattgtttttttgctttgtAATTGCAATTTTCAATTCTGTTATGGTAGTTGTATTATTTAACATGTGTCTTTCTTCCtcgtttattaatgtttttttcattttgatcTAAGTATTTTAGTATGAGTTCCTCGTTCATTGTTTCTGTATTGTATAATTCTTGATAAAAATCTTGAATTATTTGTTTCTTGTCATTGGTATTTGATTTTAAATGTCCAAAGTTATCATATAAGACAGTGTTTTTATCTAAGTTTTGATGAGCCAGTTTAAGGGCCAGCCATCGACCCGGTTTATTGGCGGATTCAAAACAAAGTGATTGTTTTGCCATTTTCAATTTGTGTGAAAGTTGTTGTtggattattaaatttatttttatggttAATGGCTTTTATTTCAGTTAAGATCGAAGTATTATTAGGGTTGGTCTATAGAGTTTTTTCTGCATCTTGTAAGGATGTATTTAATTTGTGTAatttctcttgtttttcttttttatttttagcagAGTAGGATATGTAAATTCCTTGGATGTAGGCCTTAGTGGTATCCCAAACAATTTGTTGGGATACAGTACACTACACTACAATTAAGTTCAAGAAAGATAGGTAAATCGCGTTGTATTATATCCTGAAATTGTTGTTCATTGATAATTGTCTGGTACATGAACCATCTTTGGAATTTTTTGTTATTTGGATCTCTAAATGTTAATAACAATGGATTGTGGTCTCCCCAGGTGCCAGTTTGTATTTGAATATCTGTAATTTCATTTATGATTTCTGAATTAGACCAAGCCATATCAATACGTGACCAGAatttgtgcgggggggggggggttgggttatACTGTTTAGAATCAAGGTAGTAGAATCTCCAGATATCTTTTAAAGCAAATTCATGTACTAATTGGTCGAATGTGGTTAGAAGTAGTTTTCTTGAATTGTATTTGGAGCTGCCTTTGTAGTCATTTGTTTTGTCTGTAATAGCATTGAAATCTCCAATTATAATAAAGTTTGTTAGATCCAATTCTAGTATTTGTTCATGTAAACTCTTAAAAAGTGTAAGTTGCTTAATAGAAGGAGCATATATTCCTATAATTGTTACCTTTTTATTGGACTATCAATATTTGACCATTTGGGTCGGCATAAATAAGCTTTGGAAGAAAGTTGTTTTTAACATATATGGCTATGCCTCTTTTTTTAACCATTGCTGATGCAGTAAAGAGTTCTCCAAGATTGGGAGAATGTAATAAATTAACCTCATCCTTTGAGACATGAGTCTCTTGCAAACATATTATATCATAATTGTGATTGGTTAGTTTATGGAAAATTTTTATTCTCTTGTTATTTGAATTTAAGCCATTGATCCCATTATGTCGAGAGTTGGGGTATgagttctcttctcttttctttttgtgcCTCTGTTTTTGGTCATGTAATTGGACCTCGTCTTCCATAGTCATCATCAGATTGTTTTGTTTGAGACTCTTTGTCTAATAGGTTATCCTCCACTAACCTTGTCTCTACTATCATCCTCTTTTGTCCTTGTGTCTTCAACCGGCTTGAGAATTTGGTCGTAGAAATCTTTTGCTTCATCTGGTTAAGTAATTTTGTACTTTTTATCAATTAATTTGACCAAGATACCCTCGGGGGTCAACCATCTGAAGGGAATTCTGTTCTTGTTTAGTTTATTGGTTATTATTTGGTATGGTTTTCTTTTGTCTCTCACTTGTCTGGGAATTTGGTGTAGCACAGTAATTTCTCTGCCTTTATAGGATATAGTGTTTTCCTTCAACATGTTATATACCTTGTCTCTGATGGTTCTTCTAATAAATTGAATATGGACTTCTCTTGGAAGTCTATGATGTCTTGCGTAGGATGTTGAGATTCAGTATATTTCATCAGTGTGTTGAAGCATTTCTTGTGGGGTCTTTCCGGTTATATTTGCAAGTATCTCCACCATTGTATGTGGTAAGTCTTGATGTTCAGATTCCGTGACATTTTGGAAACACAGGAAAAACACCGATTTTTCTGGATCGAGGTTAATTATTGCTTCCTCCAGGTTTTTGTTAATATATTCAGTCCTCGCTTCAGCAAATTGTAAGCATGTATCCATCCTTTCATTTATCTCTtgtatgatttttattttttgaataccGTGGACAtcttccattcattcatccaattttTCCATCCGCTCATCCAGATGTCCTATGTggtcttctatttttttaatgtcttctTTCATCGTTCCCGTAGTTCCTGTTAATTCTGGTTTCCTAAGACCAtggcaaaagacaaatttcccatggtgttaggaactaaagcttctattctgatgccttggaacatatttttacaatctgaccaatcaagcgtttacattgggggtgtccctctgaccttcctgccaatcagcttaaagctctgttgggagaattggcactagacttatggttgggggtcaccacaacatgaggaactgtattaaggggtcacagcattagaaaggttgtgaACCACTGCATTAGACCAAAAGTTTAACTCTTTGCCTCCAGTATATCTTCAATTTTAAAAACAGCTTGTGCTTTCTATTCTGCAATTTCATTATGGTGAAATAATATCACAAGAGAACATATCAAAACCTAGCTTACTTATGGTGTATTTCTTATTCCTTGGTTGTGTGAGGTTGACCAGTTAAAAATTAGGCATGATGATCATTAACTAAGAAATAAAATGTATGTTTAATATTAGGGACCACTTCTTCCCAATTACATCTACTTGGTTACATCTATTAGGTCAGACAGGAGAAGCACGCTATGTTAACTGTCTGTAATAGAGCTCTATTTGTCAAGACCTAGGAAATGAACCTTTTCTGCGTTGGCCCCTGACCTCTGGAACAGATTCCTTCGGAGATGAAGTTATGCCTAACTATTATGATATGCTGGAGAACCCCTGGTAAAAGGGAGCCTGTGCATCAGCTGCATTGTATGCCACATCTTCCCTCTCGTGAGCTTATTTTACATGGATATATTGTTTGTAATTGGTTCTgtagaatattttatttgtaggttTTATTGTATACCACTTTGTGTGAAATGGATGGTGAAATAAATGTGTCCAACAAGCAAGCAAATATTGGTCTAATTATAAATGCATAATGCTCTATGAAATCACATGGGTCACATCCTGGATAAGCCAGTAAAATCTGGGTTTTGACAGGTCTTCTTGTCCAAAGATTACCTTTACATTTAACTAAGGCTGTGGAGGTGATAGTTGCCTCTCAGAGACATAAGGTGAGaagtgagtttttaaaaaaaactatgtcaCATCTTAAACATCAcctcttctgttgttgttttttttggaaGAGAcaaatttctttcataaaatgtaACTCTGTGCTGAAATGCTATATAGGGGAATGTGGCTCTTCCTTTTCATTTTAGGTTATAATGTCTATAGTAGAAACAGCAGGGAAAATGTTTGGGGCAGATCGGCTAGTCCCAAAGATTGCATCAATAAAGCTCTCATAAATCAGAACAATTTATCCACATTAAAAAGCAGACACATGTATAAAagtaattaaaattttatttaacagGATGATGGTATGAACATGAAGTATGAGATACAATGAGTAGTTTCTCTTTAAAACAACCAAACTGTTCTCCATTCTTCCTTTATGGGTAGTGTCAACCCTTCCACCTTTGAGCTTATAATAGTATTGCTGCTTTtatacataaaaacaaaattCCATGACTGTTTAGTTGCCTGTCCATTAATCCTAAAAGAAATGTTGGGGTTTTATGTGTACTTTAATGTTCAAGATCTTCTGTGATTAATCAAGGATAACTTCTTCCAAGTTGGCAGTTGAAGATTGGTTAACATAATGGACTTGGGAGAGTGGGGAtgagggcttgaactttcaactgggtggagaaaccctggaGTTTCAGATCTCAGTTTCTCCCAGATatgccaacatggctcttctgataaattggaactttgaggaatactttgccttggactctgatttaattttggatgctatttggaaccctgacacacatTTTTTTGAAGTTTGACCTTGTACCGATCTTATCTATTCTTTTTCTGGAAATGTGGTATTGTAACTATaggaacacacacacagagagagagagagagagagagagagagagagagagagagaaagaaagagagagctctTAAATACATTACTTAAATGACAAAAAGACTTAAAAAAGACTTCTTTGTGGAAGATAGAATACTTGTTtgtggaccttggagtactcatatctaatgacctaatatttcacaagaagaatcctccactcctccactgatgttaatatattggggtttgagtttgtaatttttaattgattatatttgttgttgtattgtttacattgtatcctgtgagccgccccaagtctttgaagaagggcggcatacaaatctaaataataataataataataataataataataataataataataataataatattccatcAGAATTGAATTTTTCGGCTTAGAAGACCTGGAGCTACATCGCCTTcaaactgatctaaatgtagtttataaaatcatctactacaatgtcctaccgCTTCAACtgaaacaacacacacacacacacaaaatagattcaaactcaatgtaaaccacttgaAACTCAATTACAGAAAATGCAAtttcagagtgatcaatgcatggaatacactacctgaatttggtttcttcctcaaactccaaaaacgttaaccttagtgtgtctacagtcgacctcaccccattcctaagaggtctgtaagggctgtgcataagtgcaccaccatGCCTACTCTCCCTGTACTACTGTcccattgtccaaatttacctatacctactttgcttttgtttatgtttataccatgcctattatcttgtacacattttgacaaacaaacaaataaataaatttattaacctGGTCCTGGGTGGTTTAATCCTCTACTTTCTTCCCAGCCAGTCTGCAGAAGGCTCCCTTCACATCCCTGTTCCTCAGGCTGTAAATTATGGGGTTTAACATGGGGAGCACTACTCCATAAAAGACTGCCACTACTTTTTCCCTATCAGAGAATGTCTTGGTTTGAGGCCTCAAATACATGGCCAGGATGGTGCCATAATAAATGCTCACTACAGCAAGATGAGATCCACAGGTGGACAAGGCTTTGCTCCGACCTTGTGTCGAATGTATACGCAAGACCGCAAATCCAATAAGGCCATAGGTCCCCAGGATAAAGAAGAAGGGTAATGCTAGGGTAAAGACACTGCTTATTATCATGGTAATTCCATTAGCATGGGTATCAGAGCAAGCCAGTTTCAACACTGCCTGCAGTTTACACTTGAAATGATTCACCACGTTTGGCCCACACAAAGTTGCCCGCATGGTGAAAAACGGTATTATAGTCAAAAGGAAGGCACTGACCCACACACTCGCAGCCAGGTGGATGCATAAATTTCGACTCATGATCAGGTTGTAGCGCAGAGGATAGCATATTGCCACAAAACGGTCATAAGCCATCACAGCTAATAAAAGACACTCCGCCATAGCTAAAAGGAGAGCACAACACATCTGAGCAAAACATCTGCGCAGTGGGATGGTAGGCCTGTCCATGAAGCAGTGGACCAGCATTTGTGGGACAGAGGTGGTGATATAGCTGATGTCAATAAGGGAGAGATTGCTAAGGAAAAAATACATGGGCGTGTGGAGGTGAGAATCTACGATAATCAG
This genomic interval carries:
- the LOC139158751 gene encoding LOW QUALITY PROTEIN: olfactory receptor 13H1-like (The sequence of the model RefSeq protein was modified relative to this genomic sequence to represent the inferred CDS: substituted 1 base at 1 genomic stop codon) — protein: MEKLXNMTTVTEFVLVGLSKNFKVRAGLFVLFLVIYLIAVAGNGLILVLIIVDSHLHTPMYFFLSNLSLIDISYITTSVPQMLVHCFMDRPTIPLRRCFAQMCCALLLAMAECLLLAVMAYDRFVAICYPLRYNLIMSRNLCIHLAASVWVSAFLLTIIPFFTMRATLCGPNVVNHFKCKLQAVLKLACSDTHANGITMIISSVFTLALPFFFILGTYGLIGFAVLRIHSTQGRSKALSTCGSHLAVVSIYYGTILAMYLRPQTKTFSDREKVVAVFYGVVLPMLNPIIYSLRNRDVKGAFCRLAGKKVED